A window from Dehalobacter sp. DCA encodes these proteins:
- a CDS encoding ImmA/IrrE family metallo-endopeptidase → MNSLNKAHIYKSAEKYIKRFGTRDPFAIADELGIEVLFRNDFTKLKGLYRVIQRNRFIFLNGNLPEQVQTLVCAHELGHDAHHRNLADDSPFREYVLYSMNTRPEYEANLFAASLLLPDDEVHKYACEGYDVVQIAAMMNTDINLMLIKMGDMNSRGYSFNTAYTPRSDFLIR, encoded by the coding sequence GTGAATTCATTGAACAAGGCGCATATTTATAAATCAGCTGAAAAATATATCAAGCGCTTCGGAACGCGTGATCCTTTTGCCATAGCAGACGAGCTGGGCATTGAGGTTCTGTTCCGCAATGACTTCACTAAACTGAAAGGGCTTTACCGCGTGATTCAGCGCAACCGCTTCATCTTTTTGAATGGTAACTTGCCGGAACAGGTGCAGACTTTGGTATGCGCCCATGAGCTCGGCCATGACGCACATCATCGGAATCTTGCCGATGACAGTCCTTTCCGTGAATACGTTCTTTATTCCATGAATACGCGTCCAGAGTACGAAGCCAATTTATTTGCAGCTTCACTGCTTCTTCCCGATGATGAGGTTCATAAGTATGCCTGTGAAGGTTATGACGTTGTCCAGATTGCAGCCATGATGAACACAGATATTAACCTCATGCTGATAAAGATGGGAGACATGAATTCAAGAGGCTACTCGTTTAATACAGCTTATACACCACGCTCAGATTTCTTGATCAGATAA
- a CDS encoding HD domain-containing protein, with protein sequence MNFNDLTKDILEHPEFQKLATFTHHHPFSILEHSLNVAHLTYTWADRLNRVIKIDVYSATRGALLHDFYLYDWHLPRPDGSRWHGFRHPRIACQNAERCFDLNPKEKGIILSHMWPLTVPWPSTLEAFLVTFADKTVTLQEFFVQIGYIFRVKFLS encoded by the coding sequence TTGAATTTTAATGATTTAACCAAGGATATTCTTGAGCATCCGGAATTTCAAAAACTGGCAACCTTTACTCATCACCATCCATTCAGTATTTTGGAACACTCTCTCAATGTTGCACATTTAACTTATACCTGGGCGGATAGATTAAATCGTGTTATTAAAATTGATGTCTATTCAGCGACACGCGGGGCGCTCCTCCATGATTTTTACCTTTATGATTGGCATTTGCCCCGCCCTGATGGTTCACGTTGGCACGGTTTTCGACATCCTCGAATTGCTTGCCAAAATGCCGAGCGTTGCTTTGATCTTAACCCCAAAGAAAAAGGCATTATACTTAGCCACATGTGGCCACTCACTGTACCTTGGCCCTCAACCTTAGAAGCCTTTTTAGTTACTTTTGCCGATAAAACAGTAACCTTACAGGAGTTTTTTGTACAAATAGGATATATATTTAGAGTTAAATTCTTGAGTTGA
- a CDS encoding recombinase family protein, protein MEKKVLAELLKKELIIGYVYGLDGECQEFYFEKSPSGIASFIMLKKVHADKMVLTDMLDKLVLDTFGEFINCCPDQRLLQEITKELVPIQMGEKEPVSIPIVSVDEALEFLSHGSQKRAWIYCRIDAPEDTHGVLKGQKKELMDYSEQMGFVVVGESEDIGSGLDFDHAGLAEVMKAAGDGRMDVLLVKKLDRLGRDTAELLEFLRGLDQLGIELYSPLEGRIRLNYQSPFLSMR, encoded by the coding sequence ATGGAAAAGAAAGTGTTAGCTGAATTGCTAAAGAAGGAGCTAATTATCGGATATGTGTACGGGCTTGACGGAGAGTGTCAGGAATTCTATTTTGAGAAATCCCCGTCCGGCATTGCAAGCTTTATTATGCTGAAAAAAGTGCATGCGGACAAGATGGTTTTAACGGATATGCTGGATAAGCTGGTTCTGGACACCTTTGGCGAATTTATCAACTGCTGTCCGGACCAGAGGCTTCTGCAGGAGATCACGAAAGAGCTGGTACCCATACAGATGGGTGAAAAGGAGCCTGTCAGTATTCCGATTGTGAGCGTTGATGAGGCTCTTGAATTTTTAAGCCATGGAAGCCAGAAGCGAGCATGGATTTACTGCCGGATCGACGCACCGGAGGATACCCACGGTGTCCTGAAAGGCCAGAAGAAGGAGCTTATGGATTACTCAGAACAGATGGGATTTGTTGTTGTCGGCGAATCAGAGGATATAGGAAGCGGGCTGGATTTTGACCATGCCGGTCTTGCGGAGGTCATGAAGGCTGCCGGTGATGGCAGAATGGATGTATTGCTTGTAAAGAAGCTTGACCGCCTAGGGCGGGATACAGCCGAATTGCTGGAGTTTCTGCGGGGACTGGATCAGCTGGGCATTGAGCTCTATTCACCACTGGAGGGTCGAATCCGGCTGAATTATCAAAGCCCTTTCCTTTCTATGCGGTAA
- a CDS encoding sigma-70 family RNA polymerase sigma factor encodes MNSHDKKYTLLVRGTRVTVAKEVYKAYYHCRDREKYMDKLAEDNNISLEGCNEKGISVEYIISTAEDSMEDVIVQRDMVKRLKQCLLQLNENERQLIIALYYLKKSEHQLSAETGIPRMTIHNRKKRILSQLKKLLEK; translated from the coding sequence ATGAATAGCCATGATAAAAAATATACCCTGCTGGTCAGAGGGACGCGTGTCACAGTGGCCAAGGAGGTCTACAAAGCATATTACCACTGCCGGGACAGAGAGAAATACATGGACAAGCTGGCGGAGGATAACAATATCTCGCTTGAAGGATGCAATGAGAAAGGCATCTCCGTGGAGTACATAATTTCTACTGCAGAGGATTCCATGGAGGATGTAATTGTTCAGCGCGATATGGTTAAAAGGCTTAAACAATGTCTGCTGCAGTTAAATGAAAATGAACGTCAGCTGATTATAGCGCTTTATTACCTCAAAAAAAGTGAGCATCAATTGTCTGCAGAAACTGGTATTCCTCGCATGACCATACACAATCGCAAAAAACGAATATTGAGTCAGCTCAAAAAACTTTTAGAAAAATAA
- a CDS encoding ABC1 kinase family protein — MIRKRIRHLGRYKEVAGVLARNGFGFIFVETGLSDLVPFSSRFMPKLETGTGDLKSVGQRIRKVIEELGPTFIKMGQIASTRPDVVPTGIIAELEKLQDNVPSFPFNEVREIIQEELGIQIEKIFINFEEIPLAAASIGQVHRAVLISGETVAVKVQRPHVSTIIETDLEILMDIAGLAEQRLDWAERYQIAEIIDEFAKSLRAELDYTIEAKNAEKMTRQFSNNAKIRIPKIYEDYSAKKVLTMEYIQGTKLSRTERLIELEYDTSEIAKQIVEAILQQILIDGFFHGDPHPGNILVLTDQVITFLDFGMVGRLTPQMKYHFASLVIGMVRKNTDEIIRVILNMGIAPSDINISRLHSDVDALKDKYLDIALSQVSLGQAVNELFTVAFNHRIRIPSDLTLLGKSLLTLEGSVEKLAPELSVMDIARPFGYKLLKERYRISSITKTAFEKLNEYVDILLDLPKLIKEISHDLKDGNMRVEVRVPEISLILKKLDRISNQLSFSIVMLSFSILMMGIIIASALGERLFIWHFSVVDLGFMLASLMFVWLLVSILRSGRF; from the coding sequence GTGATTAGAAAGAGAATACGTCATCTGGGTCGCTATAAAGAAGTTGCTGGAGTTTTAGCTCGTAACGGTTTTGGGTTTATTTTTGTAGAAACAGGTTTATCTGATTTGGTGCCTTTTTCAAGTAGATTTATGCCGAAATTGGAAACTGGAACAGGTGACTTAAAGTCGGTTGGACAGCGAATTCGGAAAGTGATTGAAGAATTAGGTCCAACGTTTATTAAAATGGGACAAATTGCAAGTACGCGTCCTGATGTTGTTCCTACAGGAATAATTGCTGAACTGGAAAAGTTACAAGATAATGTACCGTCATTTCCTTTTAACGAGGTTCGCGAAATTATTCAAGAAGAACTAGGAATTCAGATCGAAAAGATTTTTATTAATTTTGAGGAAATACCATTAGCGGCAGCTTCGATTGGGCAGGTCCATCGTGCTGTATTAATTAGTGGGGAAACGGTAGCTGTTAAAGTTCAACGTCCACATGTTTCAACAATAATTGAAACTGATCTGGAAATTCTTATGGATATAGCGGGCCTTGCTGAGCAACGATTAGATTGGGCAGAAAGGTATCAGATTGCGGAAATTATAGATGAATTTGCCAAATCACTTCGTGCTGAGCTGGATTATACAATAGAAGCAAAGAATGCTGAAAAAATGACTCGCCAATTTTCAAATAATGCCAAGATTAGGATTCCGAAAATCTATGAGGATTACTCTGCGAAAAAAGTACTGACCATGGAATATATTCAAGGTACGAAGTTAAGCCGAACCGAACGATTAATCGAATTAGAATATGACACTTCCGAAATTGCAAAACAGATTGTCGAAGCAATTCTTCAACAAATTCTAATTGATGGCTTTTTTCATGGTGATCCTCATCCAGGTAATATTCTTGTTTTAACAGATCAGGTCATTACTTTTTTAGATTTTGGAATGGTTGGACGGCTGACACCTCAAATGAAATATCATTTTGCATCGTTAGTTATTGGCATGGTCCGAAAAAATACAGATGAGATAATTCGAGTAATCTTAAATATGGGGATTGCCCCCAGTGATATAAACATCTCTCGCTTGCACAGTGATGTCGATGCTTTAAAAGACAAATATCTGGACATTGCCTTAAGTCAAGTTAGCCTGGGTCAGGCGGTTAACGAACTATTTACTGTTGCTTTTAATCATCGAATTAGAATACCATCGGATTTGACTCTTTTGGGAAAATCGCTTCTCACGCTTGAAGGCAGCGTAGAGAAACTTGCACCTGAATTAAGCGTAATGGATATTGCTCGGCCTTTCGGATATAAGTTGTTAAAAGAGCGTTACCGGATTAGTTCAATTACCAAAACAGCTTTTGAAAAACTCAACGAATATGTAGATATTCTTTTGGACTTACCGAAGCTTATTAAGGAAATATCACATGATTTAAAAGACGGTAATATGAGGGTTGAAGTTAGGGTTCCGGAAATCAGTTTGATTTTAAAAAAATTAGATCGAATCAGTAATCAATTATCTTTTAGCATAGTAATGTTGTCTTTCAGTATTTTAATGATGGGTATAATTATCGCGTCGGCTTTAGGGGAACGACTGTTTATTTGGCATTTTTCGGTGGTAGATTTAGGATTTATGCTAGCATCTTTAATGTTCGTTTGGCTACTAGTTTCTATTCTAAGGTCCGGAAGGTTTTAG
- a CDS encoding phasin family protein: MKSLIQKGIYIGLGLAMMSKEQVEKIVEELVEKGEVPVSESKNLVSDIINKGEKQQQVLETKLREKIKEM; encoded by the coding sequence ATGAAAAGTTTAATACAAAAAGGGATATATATTGGACTTGGTTTGGCTATGATGAGCAAGGAGCAAGTGGAAAAAATCGTAGAAGAACTGGTTGAAAAAGGAGAAGTGCCGGTTTCTGAATCTAAGAACTTGGTAAGTGACATAATCAATAAAGGAGAAAAGCAACAACAAGTATTGGAAACGAAGCTACGAGAGAAAATCAAAGAAATGTGA
- a CDS encoding recombinase family protein produces the protein MAKKITKIDPVKQQVVRQLQPKKRVCAYCRVSTDSREQQNSFTAQLEYYTALIENQEDWQFAGIYADEARSGTKLQKRYDFLRMLKDCEDGKIDMIITKSLTRFARNTVDSIEAIRRLKGLGVAVYFEKEHIDSLSEKSELMLTILSSLAQGESESISTNSKWAVIKRFQDGTFILGTPAYGYTKDESGELIIQEGEAAVVRRIFREYLNGKGTYAIAKDLSEEGISTIRSAEKWNDGVIKEILLNPIYTGNLLHQKTMTTEVLPFRRQRNKGQLPQYLVEDNHEPIISHKQAQAVREIFEYRRKQMGVDDTSKYQSRYAFSSKILCGECGGMFRRQKIYIGKPYEKTQWCCRQHILDYIKCSQKAIREDDIQWAFTVMWNKLVSNYAEILTPLLDTLKKLRMDEQQEREIGEYSNRIMELTEQGHILSRLVSKGYIDPAVFIERQNALTIELVAVKKKRGQLLDNNGFDIEIAGTEHLMELIINNPHVIEEYREDLFLQAIDKVTVQKNGQITFQLINRLELSEPCRKEAIEDDAKAHAHRI, from the coding sequence ATGGCAAAAAAGATAACAAAAATTGACCCTGTCAAGCAGCAGGTCGTTCGGCAATTACAGCCGAAAAAGCGAGTTTGCGCCTATTGCCGGGTAAGCACCGACTCCCGTGAGCAACAGAATTCCTTCACCGCACAGCTTGAGTATTATACCGCCTTGATTGAAAATCAAGAGGACTGGCAGTTCGCCGGAATCTACGCTGATGAAGCAAGAAGCGGGACAAAACTTCAAAAAAGATATGACTTTTTACGGATGCTGAAGGACTGCGAGGACGGCAAAATTGATATGATCATCACGAAATCCTTGACCCGCTTCGCCAGAAACACGGTAGACAGCATCGAGGCAATCCGCCGCTTGAAGGGGCTTGGTGTCGCCGTCTATTTTGAAAAGGAGCATATCGACAGCCTGTCGGAGAAGAGCGAGCTGATGCTGACCATTTTAAGCTCCTTGGCACAGGGCGAATCCGAAAGCATCTCCACCAACAGCAAATGGGCGGTGATAAAACGCTTTCAGGACGGTACCTTCATCCTTGGTACTCCCGCATACGGCTATACCAAGGATGAAAGCGGCGAGCTGATCATTCAAGAAGGAGAAGCTGCGGTAGTCCGACGCATTTTCCGAGAATACTTAAACGGCAAGGGTACTTATGCAATCGCCAAGGATTTATCGGAGGAAGGGATCTCCACCATACGCTCAGCTGAAAAATGGAACGACGGTGTGATAAAGGAGATATTGTTAAATCCCATTTACACTGGAAATCTGCTTCATCAGAAAACCATGACCACAGAGGTACTGCCCTTTAGGCGACAGAGAAACAAGGGCCAGCTTCCTCAGTACCTAGTAGAGGACAACCATGAACCTATTATCTCACATAAACAGGCGCAGGCGGTCAGGGAAATCTTTGAGTACCGTAGAAAGCAGATGGGGGTGGACGATACGAGCAAATACCAAAGCCGGTATGCCTTCAGCAGTAAAATTCTCTGCGGCGAATGCGGTGGTATGTTCCGGAGGCAAAAAATCTACATCGGCAAGCCCTATGAGAAAACCCAATGGTGCTGTCGTCAGCACATTTTGGACTACATCAAATGCAGCCAAAAGGCAATCCGAGAAGATGACATCCAATGGGCGTTTACCGTGATGTGGAACAAGCTTGTAAGCAATTATGCCGAAATTCTCACTCCCCTGCTGGATACGCTTAAAAAGCTCCGAATGGACGAGCAGCAGGAGCGGGAAATTGGGGAATACAGTAACAGAATCATGGAGCTGACAGAGCAGGGTCATATACTTAGCAGACTGGTATCAAAGGGGTATATTGACCCTGCAGTATTTATAGAGCGGCAAAATGCTCTGACTATAGAGCTTGTCGCTGTGAAAAAGAAGAGGGGCCAGCTTCTGGACAATAACGGCTTCGACATAGAGATCGCCGGAACAGAGCATCTTATGGAACTGATCATAAACAATCCTCATGTTATTGAAGAATACCGTGAGGATTTATTTTTACAGGCTATAGACAAGGTAACCGTACAGAAAAACGGACAAATTACCTTCCAGCTCATCAACAGGCTGGAGCTGTCCGAACCCTGCAGGAAGGAGGCGATAGAGGATGATGCAAAGGCACATGCCCATCGGATATAA
- the istA gene encoding IS21 family transposase: MTQYREILRLHSLGINQTGIAQSCGCARKTVRDVLNRAKGLDIAWPLKAEMTDAELGKLFFPNKSVPETQRKYPNFEYIDKEMMRNGVTLKLLWNEYCEECRQSNELPLMYSQFCFHYQKHAEKKRATMHIPRKPGEQIEVDWAGDPAYVVDRDTGEKIPAYVFAGVLNYSLYAYVEAFFARDLESWIAAHVHMYQFFGGVTRMLIPDNLKTGVEHSDWFTPKINKTYHEMAEHYDTAVLPARVRAPKDKPGVEGTVGNISTWITAALRNEKFFSLEELNREIRRRLDAFNRRPFQKKEGSRYSVYLKDEKPFLAPLPSAPYELAQWKKLTVQFNYHISVEKMQYSVPHEYIKQEVDVRITRSVIEVFFKNNRLTSHKRLYGRPGQYSTIEAHMPEEHQKYLQWNGQRFIEWAEKIGTSTAITIKSILASYKIEQQGYKSCMGLLKLADKYSVDRLEVACQRALSYTPHPSYKSVKNILTTGQDKLPPNEPSGKQKQNRSNPDAYGYTRGADYYGR; this comes from the coding sequence ATGACCCAGTATCGAGAAATCCTGAGACTTCATAGTCTCGGGATTAATCAAACCGGCATTGCCCAAAGTTGCGGCTGTGCCCGAAAAACGGTTCGTGATGTTCTGAACCGCGCAAAAGGACTGGACATCGCCTGGCCTTTAAAGGCCGAAATGACGGATGCTGAACTAGGAAAGCTTTTCTTCCCTAACAAATCAGTTCCGGAAACCCAGCGCAAGTATCCTAATTTCGAGTACATCGACAAGGAAATGATGCGTAATGGGGTAACTCTTAAACTACTCTGGAATGAGTACTGTGAGGAATGCCGGCAATCCAATGAACTGCCACTTATGTATTCTCAGTTTTGTTTTCATTACCAGAAGCATGCAGAAAAGAAACGGGCAACCATGCATATTCCGCGCAAGCCGGGTGAACAGATTGAAGTAGACTGGGCCGGTGATCCAGCTTACGTTGTGGACCGTGACACAGGAGAAAAAATTCCTGCTTATGTCTTTGCCGGAGTTTTGAATTACAGTCTGTATGCTTATGTGGAAGCATTCTTTGCCAGAGATTTGGAAAGCTGGATTGCTGCTCATGTCCACATGTACCAGTTCTTCGGCGGAGTAACACGTATGCTCATCCCCGACAACTTGAAGACAGGTGTTGAGCATTCCGACTGGTTCACCCCAAAAATCAATAAAACCTATCATGAAATGGCTGAACACTACGATACTGCAGTGCTCCCTGCTCGGGTGAGGGCACCCAAGGATAAACCCGGAGTTGAAGGAACTGTGGGTAATATATCCACTTGGATTACGGCAGCCCTTCGGAACGAGAAGTTCTTTTCGTTAGAAGAACTAAACCGGGAAATAAGACGTCGCCTCGATGCTTTTAACCGTCGCCCTTTTCAAAAGAAAGAAGGCAGCCGTTATAGTGTTTATCTCAAAGATGAGAAGCCATTTCTCGCACCATTACCGTCTGCCCCTTATGAACTTGCACAATGGAAAAAGCTCACTGTGCAGTTCAATTATCATATTTCTGTGGAGAAGATGCAATACTCAGTCCCCCACGAATATATCAAGCAGGAAGTCGATGTGCGCATCACTCGAAGTGTCATTGAAGTGTTTTTTAAGAATAACCGTCTCACTTCCCATAAACGTCTTTATGGGCGCCCTGGTCAATATAGTACCATCGAGGCCCATATGCCAGAGGAGCACCAGAAATATTTACAGTGGAATGGGCAACGTTTTATCGAATGGGCCGAAAAGATCGGCACCAGTACTGCCATTACCATTAAGTCAATCCTTGCCTCCTATAAGATCGAACAACAGGGTTACAAATCGTGTATGGGACTTCTCAAGCTGGCGGACAAATATTCCGTTGATCGACTGGAAGTCGCTTGCCAAAGAGCTTTATCCTATACACCTCATCCCAGCTATAAGAGTGTGAAGAATATCTTGACCACAGGTCAGGATAAGCTTCCACCCAATGAACCCTCTGGAAAACAAAAACAAAATCGGTCAAATCCCGATGCTTACGGGTATACTCGTGGCGCGGACTATTATGGGAGGTAA
- a CDS encoding putative ABC transporter permease, which translates to MIATRLLSDITFLILVFAFYSFAGWILETGYRSLTQHHFVNPGLLKGPFLPIYGSFALIVILTNEIWPHTSWGLAFVLFVFLSTVIEYLADTLLERFFNLQLWDYHDTPLNFKGRVALPFSLLWGGLGLVFNYYLHPHVELVFLQIPLASKILLAIIFTIYFVIDLVYSTILLHQIDIFLRFENKMSGHLKMPNLHSARVSFRRLISTYPKIRHTLSESASFIQEKQAALQHLKEDSFNKLRQMKNDR; encoded by the coding sequence ATGATAGCAACACGCTTACTTAGTGACATAACATTTTTAATATTAGTCTTTGCCTTTTATTCATTCGCAGGCTGGATCTTAGAAACCGGTTATCGTTCACTGACGCAGCATCATTTTGTCAATCCCGGGTTATTAAAAGGACCTTTTCTCCCAATTTATGGATCATTTGCTTTAATTGTGATCCTAACGAATGAGATCTGGCCGCATACTTCTTGGGGCTTGGCTTTTGTTTTATTCGTTTTCCTTAGTACCGTTATTGAGTATCTCGCCGACACATTGTTGGAACGTTTTTTTAACTTGCAATTATGGGATTATCATGATACCCCTCTCAACTTTAAGGGACGGGTTGCCCTACCGTTCTCTCTTCTCTGGGGTGGTCTGGGTCTTGTCTTTAACTATTATCTCCACCCTCATGTTGAATTAGTATTTTTACAAATTCCGCTGGCTTCTAAAATACTCTTAGCCATAATATTTACGATTTATTTCGTGATTGATCTCGTATATTCTACTATTCTTTTGCATCAAATTGATATTTTCCTTAGATTTGAAAATAAAATGAGTGGCCATTTAAAGATGCCTAATCTTCATTCGGCTCGCGTCTCTTTTAGGCGGCTTATTTCAACTTACCCTAAAATACGCCACACTCTTTCAGAATCGGCATCTTTTATCCAAGAAAAACAGGCCGCGCTTCAACACCTTAAGGAAGATTCTTTTAACAAATTGCGGCAGATGAAAAACGATAGATAA
- the istB gene encoding IS21-like element helper ATPase IstB, with protein sequence MTNEVTINKLIEMRLSAMADAYRNQLADTSMSNISFEDRMGLLVDMEYTSRKNNRLHRLIKNATFDQPQGCIADINYHSGRKLNKSLIERLASCEYITEKHNVIILGATGSGKSYLACALGMEACKHYYTTKYIRLPELLSELAIAKGEGVFKKVINQYAKYRLLIIDEWLLVKLTENEARDLLEIIHARHKKASTIFCSQFAPAGWFNKIEEATLADAILDRIVHDSYTIEIQYVDKEHDKSMREVYGIKNVG encoded by the coding sequence ATGACCAATGAAGTGACGATCAATAAACTGATTGAAATGCGCTTGTCCGCAATGGCTGATGCTTATCGTAACCAGTTAGCGGATACATCGATGAGTAATATATCCTTTGAAGACCGAATGGGACTTCTTGTGGATATGGAATATACCAGTCGTAAAAACAACCGACTGCATCGGCTGATCAAGAATGCTACCTTCGATCAACCTCAGGGTTGCATCGCCGATATCAATTATCATTCGGGCAGGAAATTAAATAAATCACTTATCGAACGGCTGGCCTCCTGTGAATATATCACAGAAAAGCACAATGTTATCATTTTGGGAGCGACCGGGTCCGGTAAATCCTATCTGGCCTGTGCACTCGGCATGGAAGCTTGCAAACACTATTACACCACGAAGTATATACGGCTTCCCGAGTTACTTTCTGAACTGGCCATTGCCAAAGGAGAGGGTGTGTTCAAAAAAGTCATCAATCAATATGCGAAATATCGGCTTCTCATCATCGACGAATGGCTGCTTGTCAAGCTAACCGAAAACGAAGCTAGGGACTTACTGGAGATCATCCATGCCCGTCATAAAAAAGCATCCACAATATTTTGTTCTCAGTTTGCACCAGCAGGATGGTTTAACAAGATTGAAGAAGCCACTTTGGCTGACGCCATCCTTGACCGGATTGTTCATGATTCCTATACCATAGAGATTCAGTATGTGGATAAGGAACATGACAAATCCATGCGGGAAGTGTATGGAATAAAGAACGTGGGTTAG
- a CDS encoding SHOCT domain-containing protein — translation MSKDQSANEVKYKVALKLLDIMLRNGLISPAEYKKIDELNRQTFTPELSKVYA, via the coding sequence ATGTCAAAGGATCAGTCGGCTAATGAAGTGAAATACAAGGTGGCATTAAAGCTGCTGGATATCATGCTCCGTAACGGCCTTATCTCCCCTGCCGAGTATAAAAAAATCGATGAACTGAACCGTCAAACCTTCACTCCAGAGCTTTCCAAGGTATATGCGTAA
- a CDS encoding helix-turn-helix transcriptional regulator: protein MKFGEKIKNARVAKDMTQAELAQAVGVSLRTMVSYENGDCYPKKREVYGKLAAVLGVEMNYLLTENEEFINAAGEKYGYRGKKHAQQLITEVSGLFAGGDMDDEDLDAVMRAITDAYWIAKEKNKKYTPKKYRNADKE from the coding sequence ATGAAATTCGGAGAAAAAATAAAAAATGCCCGCGTCGCAAAAGACATGACGCAGGCGGAACTGGCGCAGGCGGTCGGAGTATCTCTGCGAACAATGGTCAGCTATGAAAACGGAGATTGCTATCCCAAGAAACGCGAGGTATACGGGAAGCTTGCTGCAGTTTTAGGTGTTGAGATGAATTATCTTCTAACCGAGAATGAGGAGTTTATAAATGCTGCCGGAGAAAAATACGGCTACCGTGGAAAGAAGCACGCTCAGCAGCTCATCACAGAGGTCAGCGGCCTTTTTGCCGGAGGCGACATGGATGACGAGGATTTGGATGCCGTTATGAGGGCAATCACCGACGCTTATTGGATAGCCAAGGAGAAAAACAAAAAGTACACGCCGAAAAAGTACCGCAATGCAGACAAGGAGTAG